The genomic stretch GCAATCGGCCGCAACATCAACACCACGGCATAATCGCTTCCATCGTGGTTTGACGAACACGTCGTGGTTTGGCAAACACATCGTCGTTTGCCAAACCAGTCGCGGTGTTGCAGACAAATAGCAGCTACTCAACTAGCTGCTATTCATTTATTTGATTCACATGATTATTTCCCGCAAATAATCCGCTTTCTGATGGCTACAGTGACACGAGAACACATCCTTTTGTCAAAGGCCAACGGCCTTGCGTGACATCCCCACCAGCATATCGCGCGCTTTGATCTTGCGGGCGAAAAATGGCGCCCGGAATTGACCGAACGGTAGCGAAGTCAGACCGTCGTTGCGGCCAAGCGTGACCACCATGACTTTACCCATGCCTTTACCGGGCTGTACCGGTTTGTAAGGTTTAAGCCTGGCCTCGGACGGCTGATTCGCGGCTATCAACAGCTTGATGTTCGCAACAATCGATTTGGCGTGCAGCCCGGCGATAATCGCCAGCCGGTTTTCAGGCAGGTTAGTAATATCACCGGCAGCGAACACCCGGTCATGACCTTCCACACGCAGATAGTGATCGACGTTGATCAAGCCGTTGCGTTGCACCGCCTCAGGCCACGATCTGGCCACAAAATCAGTCACCGGCTTCGCTCCCGCCGCCCAGATGACGACATCGGCCGCGAGCATAAGTCCCGAGTGAGTGACGACCTTACCGTCCACAGGCTGTTCACCGGGCGCGGGCAGCACAACGCGATCGTTGAGCGCAAATTTAACGCCTTTGTCGCGCAGATCTTTTTCCGCCCATTGGGGAAATTTGTCCGGTGCGCTATTCAGTACCGTCTTACCACTGTGAACCACGGTGATTGCCAGATCGGGAAACGCCTCGCACAGCTCTGCGGCAATCTCGATACCAACCGGCCCGGCCCCCGCCACCACCACGGAGCGTGCCTCCCGCAGACGTTTGTGCATCGACCGGATTTCGGCGGTGCGGCTTGTACTCAACGGCGCCTGGGCCTTGATAAGCGGATCGATATACGCTGACCCGGTGGCGATCACCGCATAATCGAATGACACCGTGCCTTCGCTGCCATCCGTCAGCGCCACGTGCGCGTTGTGGTCGGTCAACCCCACCGCTTTACCCTGTATGAACCGCACCGTGCCGATGAAGCTGTCATAAGGGATTTGCGCCGGCAGACTGTCAGGAGCGACCAGCAAACGCGGGACCGCCATCGGCACTTCCCAGTAGGTTTTGGGATCAACGAGGGTCACGTTCGCCGCATCGCGCAGTTGATAAGCGATCTGGTGCCCTGCCGCCCCACCGCCAATAACAAGGACAGATTTCTTTTGCATACAGACAGTTCCTTTTAAATGACGTTATGACCACCGCGCTTCGCGGCGGTTAAGCGCGGCGAACGCCGGGCTGTGTTGCAGTTGGTTGATCGTACGTTCGCCTTCGGCGAGCGCCTCGATACAGGTGTGAACTGAATACGCGCCCATCACGAGCGGATGCGGATGTTTAGCCGCTGAACCGATGACCAGCTCGACCTCGCCCTCGGCCGTCATCCCGATTGCCTCATTACCTTGCGCGAACACCGCCAGTTCGCGCTCAAGCACCGTACCGCCGACATGCAGCTTGCCGCTGTTCAGCGCCAGCCACGCCGTATCGTGATCGGCGGCGGGTTGGTAGGTCCAGCGTTCGCCGTCCGCCAGTCGGACGTGAAGGTAGGTGATGGACACGGGCAGCGGAATCGGGCTGACTTTGTCGCCATAGCGACCAAGCAGGATGCGCGCCGGCCCGTCGCGCGCGATCTGTTCCGGTTCCAGATACAGGCTCTGCGCAGGCGCAAGCTCAAGCGATGGCGGCAGCGCAATCCAGAGCTGATATCCACGCATCATGTGGTCTGGCGCAGGCTCGCCGGCGTGCCACACCCCGCTGCCGGCACGCATCCACTCGACCGATCCCGCGGTCATCGCCCCCTGTTTTCCGGTGGTATCGCCATAGGTCATGCTGCCTTCGAGGAAAGTGGTGAGCGTTGCAATACCCGAATGCGGATGCGGTCTGAACCCCGTGCCGGTTGAGGGCACAGACTCGAACAGATCCAGAAAAACGAACGGCTTGACCCACTGCCCCAGATCGCCCGGTGACATCATCCGGGTGAGAGGACCAAGGCGTTGACCCGAAGTGCGGTGAACGATGGGGCGCGTTGTCGCAGAGAAAGCCTGATGATGTGCCATAAGCGATACCTTTTTGCAGCGAAGAACCGTCTTTTGCAGCGGAAAGCAATTTTTTGAAACGGGAAGCGAGATCGGGCGGTGCCGATAGCCATCAACGGCAGGCCGGCACCGTGCAACACCGCTCCCTCCGGGCGGTAAGTCAGGCGATGAGCGCGTCGATTTCCGCTCTGGCCCTGGCAATCGCCGCGGTTTTTGCTTCATCGCCGAGCGCCAGACCTTCCGCACGAATAATGGTGATATCGGTCAGGCCGATGAAATTGAGCGCGGCCGTCAGATAGGGTTCCTGATGATCGAATTGAGCCGCCGGGCTGGCGCCGCTGTAGATGCCGCCGCGCGCCGAGGCGATGAAAACCTTCTTGCCGGCCGGCAGCAGTCCTTCCGGCCCGTTTTCGGTGTAGCGGAAGGTACGCCCGGCGACCAGAACGCGGTCGATCCAACCTTTGAGCTGGGAAGGGATCGAGAAGTTGTACATCGGCGCGCCGATGACGATGACGTCGGCGGCGAACAACTCGTTGATGTAAACGCCGCCAAGGACGATATCTTGACCAAGCGCCGGCGTGCCCGGCGTACCGCCCTGAAAAACGGCGAGATGGTCGGGGGACAGATGTAATGCCGCGTCAGCGACGAGATCCCGACGAATAACGGTTTTCTCCGGATGAATGTCGCGTTGTCTGGCCACAATGTCGGCTGACAGCAGGCGGCTCACGGAATGGCTGTCGAGAATGCTGGAATCAATATGCAGAATGCTCACAGGTAGATCTCCTGAACAAGGCCGGAACAGGCCGGCGTATGGATGACGACTGGAGTATTTCACCCTGCAAATAATCTGAATAGACGTTATATTATTATATATACCATCTCCATATCAGATACATCAGGATTCCCTATGCTCGATGGCGTGTCGCTGGATCAATTACGAACATTCATTGCTGCGGTTGATGAAGGAAGCTTCTCGGCGGCGGCGCGTCGGCTCAGGCGCGCGCAGTCCGCCATCAGCGAGCTGGTACGCGGTCTGGAAGAGCAGCTTGATGTTACGCTTTTTGATCGCAGCGGCCGCTACCCGAGGCTGACGCCGGCGGGGACGGCGTTACTGTCCAACGCCCGCAATATCGTCGCCGGCGTTGACGCCATGAAATCACGCGCCAAAGGCATGGCCGCCGGGCTGGAGCCTGAACTGACCGTCGTGGTCGACGTCTTCTTCCCGATTGACGTGCTGACTGACGCGGCCAAAGCGTTCCGTGAACAGTTTCCCGACGTGCCATTACGCGTCTATGTTGAAGCGCTGGGAGCGGCGTATCAGCCGGTACTGGACAGGCACGCCAGCGTCGGCATCGTCGGTTTTCTTCCGGTGACGCCACCGGGCATCGTCACCGAACCCTTAGCCCGCGTCGCCTTCGCTATGGTCGCCGCCGCGGACCACCCGCTCGCCGCGTTGCAGGGGCCGATCCCCAGACAGGAACTCGCCAACCATGTCCAACTGGTACTGACCGATCGCTCTGAGCACTCCAAAGGGCGAGAGTTTGGCGTCATGTCCCCCAAAACCTGGCGGCTGGCGGACCTGTTTGCCAAACATGCTTTTTTGCTCAATGGGTTGGGATGGGGCGGCATGCCGATGCATACCATCCAGTCGGACCTTGAGAGCGGACGCCTTGTAAAGCTTACCATTGAGGATGAACCGGTCAGCGAGCCGTCCATGCTGATGTCGGCCGTGTACCGCATTGATAACCCGCCGGGCCCCGCAGGCCGCTGGCTTATCGAACGCATGACCGCCTGTTCCCGCCATCGCCCGGTCTGAACGCACGGGTTTAGCGCACCTAACGACAGGGCAGCATACGCCCGGCCTTACCCTGATCGGCTGGCGACAACGCCAGCCGCGATGTGCCGCAAAATGCTACTGACTCAACCGATGCGCAATCAAGCGCAGTTCTTCGGCGATTTGCTGTAAATCGCGCTGTTCATCAATGCGGGGGCCGGTGGAATTACGGATCACCAGCCTGGCCGGCAGGATGGACGACGATCGCTGCATGTCGCTGTCGTTGGCGTTCAGCAGACGGTGCACCGCTTCCTTGCCCTGCAGGTCGAGGTCCAGCGAGACGGTGGTCAGCGCCGGATGGAAAAACGAACTTTCATACGTGCCGTCGTAACCAATCACCGATTTCTGGCCGGGGATGGTCAGCTGATTCTGATGAAAAGCGCTCAAGACGCCGAGCGCCATTTGATCGTTGGCGACCAGCACCGCGCTGAACTGCGGCGTTTCGCGCAGCATCTGCAGTGCGCCGGCGTAGCCGCTTTGCGCATCCCAATTGCCGTGAATCACCGTTGTCGGCGTCAGGCCGTACCCATCCAGGGTTTCCAGCCAGTTTTTCAGTCGCAAGCGCGCCGAAACCGAACCGGCCGGCCCCGCCAGTAAAGCAAAGTCGCGGTGCCCCAGTTCATACAGATACTTCACGCTGGCCCGCGTGCCGTCCGCCGGATTAAACGACACGTTGAATACCGAACTGTAAGGGTCAACATCCAGAAACAAGCAGAGAATATCGTCATTGTCGGCGGCGATGTGCTCTGCTTCTTCCGTCTCCAGCGGCACGTTGATGATAACCTTATCAACCCGCTGTGACTTGAGTTCATTGATAGAATCCTGAATGCTATGATTGACGTTCTCATCAATCATGGAAATCAGCACCTGATAGCTTTCCATATTCGCATATCTTTTCACCGCCGCCGCTACCTGCGAAGGCGCGTGCAAGGCCAGCGACGTGGTCACCAGCCCTATCGTCATGCTCTGTTTACCCACCAGTTGCTGTGCCAGCCGGTTGGGAACATAACGCAACAGCTCGATGGACTGCTCTACCTTGCGGCGCGTGGACTCGGAGACATTCGCAGATTTGTTCAGCACCCGCGATACCGTCTGATAAGAAACACCCGCGTGGCGGGCAACATCTTCTAACGTAGCGCTTTTCGACTTCATGGTCAGGTTTCCCATCATGGTTTTACCGGGATTGTAGCAGTTGGCCCGGCGAAAAAACCATGTTCTGAACCCCACTCAGGCCAAATTACATGCAAGTATTACGCTCACATATCAAAAACCCGTGACACGCATCACCAATCATTACAAAACAAAATGATTTATTTGCATTAAATCACAATAAAACAACGAATCCGTTGCTCGTATTTACGCTTAGGCATTTTATTGAATGCGTAATGTGAACGTAATACATAACAACAAGAGGCCACCATGAACACCAAACTCCTTACTCTCTCTACCGCACTCACCGCCATACTAACCTCTCCGGCATTGCTGGCAGCAGAGGCCACCACCGTCCCCATTGATTTTCACGGCTATCTGCGCGGCGGCGTGGGGGTGTCCAATGATGGCGGCATGTCGCAATGGCAAAAAAACAAAGTGGGCCGTCTGGGTAACGAAAACGATACCTACGGCGAAGTAGAACTTGGCTCGGAGGTGTACAAGAAAAACGACGTCAGTTTCTACGTCGACAGCATGGTCAGCATGGTGTCGGATGGCTCCAACGATAACGAAACCACCATCGGCGATGACGCCCAGTTCGGCCTGCGCCAGTTGAACCTGCAAATCAAGGGGCTGGTCCCCGGCGACCCTAAAGCCGTAATCTGGGGCGGTAAACGCTACTATCAGCGTCACGATTTGCACATTATCGATACCAAATACTGGAATATCTCCGGTTCCGGCGCCGGGATCGAAAACTATACGCTCGGCCCCGGCGCGCTTTCGGTCGCCTGGATCCGCGGCGACGCCAACGCGGTTGACGACCGCATCAACGGCAACAGCAACGTCAACATCAACTATGCCGATATCCGCTATGCCGGGCTGAAACCCTGGAAAGGCGCCTGGACGGAATTCGGCATCGACTACGCCATGCCGAACACCACCAAAAAACAGAAAGACTTCGGCGGCCTGTATGACGCGGACAACGGCGTAATGCTGACCGGCGAAATCAGTCAGGACATGCTGGGCGGCTATAACAAAGTGGTGCTGCAGTACGCCAACAAAGGGCTGGCGCAAAACATGGTGTCGCAGGGCGGCGGCTGGTACGACATGTGGAATCAGGTCAACAGCGCCACCGGTTATCGCGCCATCAACAC from Dickeya fangzhongdai encodes the following:
- a CDS encoding NAD(P)/FAD-dependent oxidoreductase, encoding MQKKSVLVIGGGAAGHQIAYQLRDAANVTLVDPKTYWEVPMAVPRLLVAPDSLPAQIPYDSFIGTVRFIQGKAVGLTDHNAHVALTDGSEGTVSFDYAVIATGSAYIDPLIKAQAPLSTSRTAEIRSMHKRLREARSVVVAGAGPVGIEIAAELCEAFPDLAITVVHSGKTVLNSAPDKFPQWAEKDLRDKGVKFALNDRVVLPAPGEQPVDGKVVTHSGLMLAADVVIWAAGAKPVTDFVARSWPEAVQRNGLINVDHYLRVEGHDRVFAAGDITNLPENRLAIIAGLHAKSIVANIKLLIAANQPSEARLKPYKPVQPGKGMGKVMVVTLGRNDGLTSLPFGQFRAPFFARKIKARDMLVGMSRKAVGL
- a CDS encoding pirin family protein — encoded protein: MAHHQAFSATTRPIVHRTSGQRLGPLTRMMSPGDLGQWVKPFVFLDLFESVPSTGTGFRPHPHSGIATLTTFLEGSMTYGDTTGKQGAMTAGSVEWMRAGSGVWHAGEPAPDHMMRGYQLWIALPPSLELAPAQSLYLEPEQIARDGPARILLGRYGDKVSPIPLPVSITYLHVRLADGERWTYQPAADHDTAWLALNSGKLHVGGTVLERELAVFAQGNEAIGMTAEGEVELVIGSAAKHPHPLVMGAYSVHTCIEALAEGERTINQLQHSPAFAALNRREARWS
- a CDS encoding FMN-dependent NADH-azoreductase, whose translation is MSILHIDSSILDSHSVSRLLSADIVARQRDIHPEKTVIRRDLVADAALHLSPDHLAVFQGGTPGTPALGQDIVLGGVYINELFAADVIVIGAPMYNFSIPSQLKGWIDRVLVAGRTFRYTENGPEGLLPAGKKVFIASARGGIYSGASPAAQFDHQEPYLTAALNFIGLTDITIIRAEGLALGDEAKTAAIARARAEIDALIA
- a CDS encoding LysR family transcriptional regulator; the encoded protein is MLDGVSLDQLRTFIAAVDEGSFSAAARRLRRAQSAISELVRGLEEQLDVTLFDRSGRYPRLTPAGTALLSNARNIVAGVDAMKSRAKGMAAGLEPELTVVVDVFFPIDVLTDAAKAFREQFPDVPLRVYVEALGAAYQPVLDRHASVGIVGFLPVTPPGIVTEPLARVAFAMVAAADHPLAALQGPIPRQELANHVQLVLTDRSEHSKGREFGVMSPKTWRLADLFAKHAFLLNGLGWGGMPMHTIQSDLESGRLVKLTIEDEPVSEPSMLMSAVYRIDNPPGPAGRWLIERMTACSRHRPV
- a CDS encoding LacI family DNA-binding transcriptional regulator, producing MKSKSATLEDVARHAGVSYQTVSRVLNKSANVSESTRRKVEQSIELLRYVPNRLAQQLVGKQSMTIGLVTTSLALHAPSQVAAAVKRYANMESYQVLISMIDENVNHSIQDSINELKSQRVDKVIINVPLETEEAEHIAADNDDILCLFLDVDPYSSVFNVSFNPADGTRASVKYLYELGHRDFALLAGPAGSVSARLRLKNWLETLDGYGLTPTTVIHGNWDAQSGYAGALQMLRETPQFSAVLVANDQMALGVLSAFHQNQLTIPGQKSVIGYDGTYESSFFHPALTTVSLDLDLQGKEAVHRLLNANDSDMQRSSSILPARLVIRNSTGPRIDEQRDLQQIAEELRLIAHRLSQ
- a CDS encoding maltoporin, with protein sequence MNTKLLTLSTALTAILTSPALLAAEATTVPIDFHGYLRGGVGVSNDGGMSQWQKNKVGRLGNENDTYGEVELGSEVYKKNDVSFYVDSMVSMVSDGSNDNETTIGDDAQFGLRQLNLQIKGLVPGDPKAVIWGGKRYYQRHDLHIIDTKYWNISGSGAGIENYTLGPGALSVAWIRGDANAVDDRINGNSNVNINYADIRYAGLKPWKGAWTEFGIDYAMPNTTKKQKDFGGLYDADNGVMLTGEISQDMLGGYNKVVLQYANKGLAQNMVSQGGGWYDMWNQVNSATGYRAINTGLIPLTSRLSFNHVLTWGSANHINEATDTTRLLSLVGRLQYQFTDYVRGIGEVGAFTQKDNFKNGTSFKQSGEKYTLALALAAGPAFMSRPELRLYTSYLNDSQDGKPFKDGTANNTWNVGVQVEAWW